A region from the Bacillus sp. Marseille-P3661 genome encodes:
- the thrS gene encoding threonine--tRNA ligase, producing the protein MSEVIKLSFPDGAVKEFPIGTTTEDIAQSISPGLRKNSLAGKLNGKHVDLRTPIEEDGAIEIITYDSQDGLEVLRHSTAHLMAQAIKRLYKNVKLGVGPVIESGFYYDIDMEESLTPEDLPKIEKEMQRIIDANIPIERTEVSREEAIKMYEEIGDNLKVELVNAIPEGETVSVYTQGEFFDLCRGVHVPSTGKLKTFKLMSIAGAYWRGDSNNKMLQRIYGTAFPKKAQLDEHLKLLEEAKERDHRKLGKELNLFTVSQKVGQGLPLWMPKGATIRRIIERYIVDLEERLGYSHVYTPVLGSVELYKTSGHWDHYQDDMFPPMKMDNEDLVLRPMNCPHHMMVYKQGIHSYRELPIRIAELGTMHRYEMSGALTGLQRVRGMTLNDAHIFVRPDQIKDEFKRVVNLVLAVYKDFDFKDYSFRLSYRDPQDTEKYFDDDVMWEKAQSMLKEAMDDLGLDYYEAEGEAAFYGPKLDVQVKTALGKEETLSTVQLDFLLPERFDLTYVGEDGKQHRPVVIHRGVVSTMERFVAFLIEEYKGAFPTWLAPVQVKVIPVSSEAHLEYANSVREKLQFQGFRVEVDERDEKIGYKIREAQMQKIPYMLVVGDNEMNGDSVNVRKYGEKDSETVSFEQFLTSIKAEVQRDSHVK; encoded by the coding sequence ATGTCAGAAGTAATTAAATTATCGTTTCCCGATGGAGCTGTAAAGGAATTTCCAATTGGAACAACAACTGAAGATATAGCACAATCAATTAGTCCTGGATTAAGAAAAAATTCATTAGCTGGTAAACTCAACGGAAAGCATGTTGATTTACGTACGCCTATTGAAGAAGATGGTGCGATTGAAATTATTACATATGATTCTCAGGATGGACTTGAGGTTTTGCGCCATAGTACTGCACATTTAATGGCACAAGCGATCAAGCGTTTATATAAAAATGTAAAGCTTGGTGTCGGTCCAGTTATCGAAAGTGGCTTTTACTATGATATTGATATGGAAGAATCGTTAACACCGGAGGATTTACCAAAAATTGAAAAAGAAATGCAACGCATTATTGATGCAAATATTCCAATTGAACGTACAGAGGTGTCACGTGAAGAAGCGATAAAAATGTATGAGGAAATTGGAGACAACTTAAAAGTTGAGCTAGTAAATGCGATCCCTGAAGGTGAAACAGTATCAGTTTATACACAAGGTGAGTTTTTTGACTTATGCCGCGGCGTTCATGTGCCATCGACAGGGAAATTAAAAACATTTAAGTTAATGAGCATTGCTGGAGCATACTGGCGTGGGGATAGCAATAATAAAATGTTACAACGTATTTACGGCACAGCTTTCCCAAAAAAGGCACAGCTTGATGAGCACTTAAAACTGTTAGAGGAAGCAAAAGAACGCGACCATCGTAAATTAGGAAAAGAATTAAATCTTTTCACTGTTTCTCAAAAAGTAGGACAAGGGTTACCGTTATGGATGCCAAAGGGTGCAACGATCCGTCGTATTATTGAACGCTATATTGTTGATCTTGAAGAAAGATTAGGTTATAGCCACGTTTATACACCTGTATTAGGTAGTGTAGAACTATATAAAACTTCTGGTCACTGGGATCACTATCAAGATGACATGTTCCCACCAATGAAAATGGATAATGAAGATTTAGTACTGCGCCCTATGAACTGTCCACATCATATGATGGTGTATAAACAAGGTATTCACAGCTACCGTGAGCTGCCAATCCGAATTGCTGAGCTTGGGACAATGCATCGTTACGAAATGTCAGGTGCTTTAACTGGATTGCAACGTGTGCGAGGTATGACATTAAATGATGCTCATATATTTGTACGTCCTGACCAAATCAAAGATGAGTTTAAGCGGGTTGTTAATCTTGTTTTGGCAGTGTATAAAGATTTTGATTTTAAAGATTATTCGTTCCGTTTATCATACCGCGACCCACAAGACACAGAAAAATATTTCGATGATGATGTAATGTGGGAAAAAGCGCAATCGATGTTAAAAGAGGCAATGGATGACCTAGGCCTTGATTATTATGAAGCAGAAGGTGAAGCGGCTTTCTATGGACCTAAGCTTGATGTTCAAGTTAAAACAGCTTTAGGCAAGGAAGAAACTTTGTCAACGGTACAATTAGACTTTTTATTGCCTGAACGTTTCGACTTAACGTATGTAGGTGAGGATGGAAAGCAGCATCGTCCGGTTGTTATTCACCGTGGGGTTGTATCTACAATGGAGCGTTTTGTAGCCTTTTTAATTGAAGAATATAAAGGGGCATTCCCTACTTGGTTAGCACCTGTACAAGTAAAAGTTATTCCAGTATCTAGTGAGGCACATCTTGAATATGCTAATTCAGTAAGAGAAAAGCTGCAATTCCAAGGATTCCGTGTGGAAGTGGATGAGCGTGATGAGAAAATCGGCTATAAAATTCGTGAAGCACAAATGCAAAAAATACCTTATATGCTAGTAGTCGGCGATAATGAAATGAATGGTGACAGCGTAAATGTTCGAAAGTATGGTGAAAAGGATTCTGAAACAGTATCATTCGAGCAGTTTTTAACGTCTATTAAAGCAGAAGTTCAGCGCGACAGTCATGTGAAATAA
- the rplT gene encoding 50S ribosomal protein L20, producing MPRVKGGTVTRRRRKRVLKLAKGYFGSKHTLFKVAKQQVMKSLMYAYRDRRQKKRDFRKLWITRINAAARMNGLSYSRMMHGLKVAGININRKMLAELAVSDEKAFAELAAKAKASIQ from the coding sequence ATGCCAAGAGTAAAAGGTGGTACTGTAACGCGTCGTCGTCGTAAACGCGTATTAAAATTAGCAAAAGGTTATTTCGGTTCAAAACATACATTATTTAAAGTTGCTAAGCAACAAGTAATGAAATCTTTAATGTACGCATATCGCGATCGTCGTCAAAAGAAACGCGATTTCCGTAAATTATGGATCACTCGTATTAACGCAGCTGCTCGTATGAATGGTCTTTCATACAGCCGCATGATGCACGGACTAAAAGTTGCTGGTATTAACATTAACCGTAAAATGCTTGCAGAACTTGCAGTTAGTGATGAAAAGGCATTTGCTGAATTAGCAGCAAAAGCAAAAGCTAGCATTCAATAA
- a CDS encoding dUTP diphosphatase, with translation MFEELFQLQKELDERILKEHELHNENLMDRKIMALLVELGELANETRCFKFWSKKPPADRDVILEEYVDGIHFILSLGLDLNVVNKLNLGIGNQQIFGLVDQFHVVYKSINELRENQQLQQYQKVFNEYLILGDLLGFSWKDIKEAYISKNEVNHQRQDQGY, from the coding sequence ATGTTTGAGGAACTATTTCAGCTTCAAAAAGAGCTTGATGAACGAATTTTGAAAGAGCACGAATTACATAATGAAAATTTGATGGACAGAAAAATAATGGCCTTACTCGTTGAATTAGGTGAACTTGCTAATGAAACAAGATGTTTTAAATTTTGGAGTAAAAAACCTCCAGCTGATAGAGATGTTATTCTAGAGGAATATGTAGATGGCATCCACTTTATTTTATCATTAGGCTTAGACCTAAATGTTGTTAATAAACTTAACTTGGGAATTGGAAATCAGCAAATCTTCGGTTTAGTTGATCAATTCCATGTAGTTTATAAAAGTATCAACGAGTTAAGAGAAAACCAACAGCTCCAACAATATCAAAAAGTTTTTAATGAGTACTTAATTCTAGGTGATTTATTAGGCTTTTCGTGGAAAGATATTAAGGAAGCATACATAAGTAAAAATGAGGTTAATCACCAGCGTCAGGATCAGGGGTATTAA
- the pheS gene encoding phenylalanine--tRNA ligase subunit alpha has product MQDRLKELQAEALEKVEQSQDLKALNDIRVAYLGKKGPITEVLRGMGKLSADERPIIGQLANDVRAAIQEKLEEKVAVLEKAAIEEKLVSETIDVTLPGRPVQTGNHHPLISVIEEIEDLFIGMGYQIAEGPEVEKDYYNFEALNLPKGHPARDMQDSFYITEEILLRTHTSPVQARTMEKHEGKGPVKIICPGKVYRRDNDDATHSHQFMQIEGLVVDENIRMSDLKGTLEVFAKKMFGEDRKIRLRPSFFPFTEPSVEVDVSCMCGGAGCSICKQTGWIEILGAGMVHPHVLEMAGFDSKKYTGFAFGMGPERIAMLKYGIDDIRHFYTNDIRFLKQFKQA; this is encoded by the coding sequence ATGCAAGACCGTTTAAAAGAGCTGCAAGCAGAAGCATTAGAAAAAGTTGAACAATCTCAAGACTTGAAAGCATTAAATGATATTCGCGTAGCGTATTTAGGTAAGAAGGGGCCTATCACAGAGGTATTACGTGGAATGGGAAAATTATCTGCTGATGAGCGACCAATCATTGGGCAGTTAGCGAATGATGTAAGGGCAGCTATTCAGGAGAAACTTGAAGAAAAGGTAGCTGTCCTTGAAAAAGCGGCAATTGAAGAGAAATTAGTTTCTGAAACAATTGATGTTACTTTACCCGGACGTCCTGTGCAAACAGGAAATCACCATCCACTTATTTCAGTAATTGAAGAGATCGAGGATTTATTTATTGGAATGGGCTATCAAATTGCAGAAGGTCCTGAAGTTGAAAAGGATTATTATAATTTTGAGGCACTAAATTTACCAAAAGGGCATCCAGCGCGTGATATGCAAGATTCATTCTACATAACCGAGGAAATTTTATTACGTACGCATACATCCCCTGTTCAGGCACGGACGATGGAAAAGCATGAAGGTAAAGGGCCAGTCAAGATTATTTGCCCTGGTAAAGTTTATCGACGTGATAATGATGATGCAACACATTCACATCAATTTATGCAAATTGAAGGTTTAGTTGTTGATGAGAATATTCGTATGAGTGATTTAAAAGGAACACTTGAAGTATTTGCTAAGAAAATGTTTGGTGAAGACCGTAAAATACGTCTCCGTCCTAGTTTTTTCCCATTTACTGAACCATCTGTTGAGGTGGACGTATCTTGTATGTGCGGCGGTGCAGGTTGTTCGATCTGTAAACAAACAGGCTGGATAGAAATCCTTGGAGCCGGAATGGTTCATCCGCATGTATTAGAAATGGCTGGATTTGACTCTAAGAAATATACTGGTTTTGCTTTCGGAATGGGACCGGAAAGAATTGCAATGTTGAAGTACGGTATTGATGATATTCGTCATTTCTATACAAATGATATTCGATTCTTAAAACAATTCAAACAAGCTTAA
- the sspI gene encoding small acid-soluble spore protein SspI, giving the protein MNLNLRHAIIQNVADNTKEQLEDTIIDAITSQEEKMLPGLGVLFEVIWQNANEEEKEEMLSNLKGGLQKL; this is encoded by the coding sequence ATGAATTTAAATCTCCGTCATGCTATTATTCAAAACGTTGCTGACAACACAAAGGAGCAGCTAGAAGATACGATTATTGATGCAATTACTAGCCAAGAAGAAAAAATGCTTCCAGGTCTAGGCGTACTCTTCGAAGTAATTTGGCAAAATGCTAACGAAGAAGAAAAAGAAGAAATGCTTTCTAACCTAAAAGGTGGCCTGCAAAAGCTTTAA
- a CDS encoding ATP-binding protein — protein MKKVGNVMSAMFGNNFKDANTKKEYYCEGCKQQVRVQVLPILGGPNKGNLQEFKIGCKCPDIALANEIEQNVEQLKKQRFFKYFDQNSLMNDDIKKSTFENYIPETNQQEDVKEFCMLYAEKFNLRENRPKNLLFHGDTGIGKTHLAVSILKEILKKEYSGLFISLPLLLTMIKNTYSKNDESGMTVVDIFKKMKSIDLLVIDDMGAEAGSNHDIQKIFELLDSRLGKPTVFTTNLNYEQFSETFGKRNASRILKDTIIIKLDGPDYRKKDANIEEWM, from the coding sequence TTGAAAAAGGTTGGGAATGTAATGTCTGCAATGTTTGGCAATAACTTTAAGGATGCAAATACAAAAAAGGAATATTATTGTGAAGGATGTAAACAGCAGGTAAGGGTTCAAGTACTACCGATTTTAGGAGGACCTAATAAAGGTAACTTACAGGAATTCAAAATTGGCTGTAAGTGTCCTGATATTGCACTGGCAAATGAGATTGAACAAAATGTGGAGCAATTAAAAAAGCAACGATTTTTTAAGTATTTTGATCAAAATTCTTTAATGAATGATGATATTAAAAAATCAACATTTGAAAACTATATTCCTGAAACTAACCAACAGGAAGATGTAAAAGAGTTTTGTATGTTATATGCAGAAAAATTTAATTTACGTGAGAATCGTCCTAAGAATTTATTGTTTCATGGAGATACAGGAATTGGAAAAACCCACCTCGCTGTTTCGATTCTAAAAGAAATTTTGAAAAAAGAGTATAGTGGGCTGTTTATTAGCTTACCGTTGCTTTTAACAATGATTAAAAATACGTATTCCAAAAATGATGAAAGTGGAATGACTGTTGTTGATATCTTTAAGAAAATGAAGAGTATAGATTTGCTAGTAATTGATGATATGGGTGCAGAAGCAGGATCAAATCATGATATCCAAAAGATTTTTGAACTGCTAGATAGCAGATTAGGTAAACCAACTGTCTTTACAACAAATTTAAATTACGAGCAGTTTTCAGAAACCTTTGGTAAAAGAAATGCATCTAGAATCCTTAAGGATACGATCATAATTAAATTAGATGGTCCTGACTATCGTAAGAAAGATGCAAATATTGAAGAATGGATGTAA
- the ytxC gene encoding putative sporulation protein YtxC — protein sequence MITIQFREKKDAIIFYHQLKQFKHENAYNVDAQVIYEPEVLVKINLDKSYDTLIVNVIIPVLVQYILKVIEVRWMKEMIRNMFYFSDEEEQRQIMSVARSIIDGESHESSYISKDIELTREKMIEHALKNFLTKSVSFSFDAFLQFRLKDYRFRLLQYIEAAIDEYKLEQEYQNFIENLRSYVYRKEPLIDTIHLTFNKGSFTFYDNHFVELSSDHLKFIIDEQLMYMEDLDTESLVIAPLISIAPRIIYLYTDHLDYGLIQTIQNIFLERVVIRPKKDFFDSKEHFSENY from the coding sequence ATGATTACAATTCAATTTCGTGAAAAGAAGGATGCTATTATTTTTTATCATCAATTAAAGCAATTTAAGCATGAGAATGCGTATAATGTGGATGCTCAAGTTATTTATGAACCTGAGGTTCTAGTGAAAATAAATTTAGATAAATCGTATGATACCTTGATTGTTAACGTAATTATACCAGTCTTAGTTCAATATATATTAAAGGTTATTGAAGTCAGATGGATGAAAGAAATGATTAGAAACATGTTTTATTTTAGTGATGAGGAAGAACAGAGACAAATCATGTCTGTAGCAAGATCCATAATTGATGGTGAAAGTCATGAAAGTTCATATATATCAAAAGACATTGAATTAACTAGAGAAAAAATGATTGAACATGCGCTTAAAAACTTCTTAACCAAAAGTGTTTCATTTTCCTTTGATGCTTTCTTGCAATTTAGATTAAAGGATTATCGTTTTCGCTTGCTGCAATACATCGAAGCAGCAATTGATGAATATAAGCTAGAACAAGAATATCAAAACTTTATTGAAAACTTACGCAGCTATGTTTATCGAAAGGAACCTTTAATCGATACAATTCATCTGACTTTTAATAAGGGCTCATTTACTTTTTATGATAATCACTTTGTTGAACTAAGCTCGGATCACTTGAAATTTATTATTGATGAACAGTTGATGTATATGGAGGATTTGGACACAGAGTCGTTGGTGATAGCGCCTTTAATATCAATTGCTCCACGGATCATTTATTTATATACAGATCATTTGGATTACGGGTTAATTCAAACGATCCAAAATATTTTTCTGGAAAGGGTAGTTATTCGTCCAAAAAAGGATTTTTTCGATTCAAAAGAACATTTTTCGGAGAACTACTAG
- the rpmI gene encoding 50S ribosomal protein L35 produces the protein MPKMKTHRGSAKRFKKTGSGKVKRSHAYTSHLFANKDQKQKRKLRKGTLVSAGDYKRIKQMITNL, from the coding sequence ATGCCTAAAATGAAAACTCATAGGGGTTCAGCAAAGCGTTTCAAAAAAACTGGAAGCGGCAAAGTGAAGCGTTCACACGCATACACTAGTCACTTATTTGCAAATAAAGATCAAAAGCAAAAGCGTAAGCTTCGCAAAGGTACATTAGTAAGTGCTGGTGACTACAAGCGCATCAAGCAAATGATCACAAACTTATAA
- the infC gene encoding translation initiation factor IF-3 yields the protein MISKDLFINEAIRAREVRLVGANGDQIGIKSKNEALEMAQNANLDLVMVAPNAKPPVCRIMDYGKFRYEQQKKDKEARKNQKVINIKEVRLSPGIEEHDFNTKLRNAIKFLEKGDKVKASIRFKGRAITHKEIGQRVLDRLAEQCAEVATVEQKPKMEGRSMFIVLAPKAEKQ from the coding sequence ATTATTAGTAAAGACTTATTTATTAACGAGGCTATTCGCGCACGCGAAGTTCGTCTAGTTGGTGCGAACGGTGATCAAATCGGTATTAAGTCAAAAAATGAAGCTTTAGAAATGGCGCAAAATGCTAACCTAGATTTAGTAATGGTTGCACCGAATGCAAAACCGCCTGTTTGCCGCATAATGGATTACGGTAAGTTCCGTTATGAGCAACAGAAAAAGGATAAAGAAGCACGTAAAAATCAAAAGGTTATTAATATTAAGGAAGTTCGTTTGAGCCCTGGTATAGAAGAACATGATTTTAACACTAAGCTTCGAAACGCCATTAAGTTTCTTGAAAAAGGCGACAAAGTAAAAGCAAGTATCCGTTTCAAGGGACGTGCGATTACGCATAAGGAAATTGGGCAACGAGTACTTGATCGTTTAGCAGAGCAATGTGCAGAAGTTGCTACTGTTGAACAAAAGCCAAAAATGGAAGGACGCAGTATGTTTATCGTACTGGCGCCTAAAGCAGAAAAACAATAA
- a CDS encoding DUF1294 domain-containing protein, giving the protein MYLLLGIIILLNIITFITMYVDKQRSKRGEWRIPEKRLFALSLVGGAIGTFYGMKMFRHKTQHNSFKYGIPVMIIINLGSWFSIYQYLL; this is encoded by the coding sequence ATGTATCTTTTATTAGGAATCATAATATTGCTAAATATCATTACCTTTATTACTATGTATGTCGATAAACAACGATCAAAACGAGGTGAATGGCGCATACCGGAGAAAAGATTATTTGCCTTATCCTTAGTAGGAGGCGCTATAGGGACGTTTTATGGTATGAAAATGTTTCGTCATAAAACACAGCATAATTCGTTTAAGTACGGCATTCCAGTCATGATTATAATTAATCTGGGAAGTTGGTTCTCAATCTATCAATATTTACTTTAG
- a CDS encoding sigma-w pathway protein ysdB, translating into MFVIILRLLIFALIIFLIYTTIKYINNPKRKLELAHEQKTFYMLDDRQNVRKNFLITLKGVLFEGEKYLGTTNQAFEVVSITICANKTDQLQGLNYEDFMSIEEKVKMNYPNAHIKWKSPIKEFIEKHNHIH; encoded by the coding sequence ATGTTTGTAATCATTTTAAGATTACTTATCTTCGCATTAATTATTTTTTTAATATATACAACGATTAAATATATAAATAACCCTAAACGGAAACTTGAATTGGCTCATGAGCAAAAGACATTTTATATGCTAGATGACCGACAAAATGTGCGTAAAAACTTCTTAATTACATTAAAAGGCGTTCTGTTTGAAGGAGAGAAATATTTAGGTACAACAAATCAAGCATTTGAAGTTGTTTCAATAACTATATGTGCAAATAAAACAGACCAATTACAAGGGCTCAACTATGAGGATTTTATGAGTATTGAGGAGAAAGTTAAAATGAATTATCCAAATGCTCACATTAAATGGAAAAGTCCGATTAAGGAATTCATCGAAAAACATAACCACATTCATTAA
- a CDS encoding TrmH family RNA methyltransferase, which translates to MIKRIESLQNPKVKAWKKLHTKKERDKTGLFLIEGNHLIQEALKNKAIIQELIIRDDQDFSQLDIGDAVVYEVTVEIMKLLSETETPQGILAVCEMEKCTDIDYTSKTKLLLLDNVQDPGNVGTMIRTADAAGVDAVVLGEGCVDLYNAKVIRSTQGSLFHIPVLKGNLEEWIDRIQNNGIQVYGTALEGAKEYTTISKQESFALIVGNEGNGVDRKLLMRTNENLYIPIYGKAESLNVSIAAAVLLYHLRA; encoded by the coding sequence ATGATAAAAAGAATTGAATCTTTACAAAACCCTAAAGTAAAAGCATGGAAAAAACTACATACAAAAAAAGAGCGAGACAAAACTGGCTTATTCTTAATTGAAGGAAATCATTTGATTCAAGAAGCATTAAAAAATAAGGCGATCATCCAAGAATTAATAATCCGTGATGATCAAGACTTTTCACAACTGGATATTGGTGATGCTGTTGTTTATGAAGTAACCGTAGAAATTATGAAGCTGCTTTCTGAAACGGAAACTCCACAAGGAATTTTGGCAGTCTGTGAAATGGAGAAGTGTACTGATATTGATTACACTTCAAAGACTAAGCTTTTGTTACTTGATAATGTTCAAGACCCGGGAAATGTAGGCACGATGATTCGAACAGCTGATGCAGCTGGTGTGGATGCCGTTGTTTTAGGTGAAGGTTGTGTCGATTTATATAATGCTAAGGTAATTCGATCTACACAAGGATCATTATTTCATATTCCCGTTTTAAAGGGAAATCTTGAGGAATGGATTGACCGTATTCAAAACAATGGAATCCAAGTATACGGTACTGCATTGGAAGGTGCAAAGGAATATACGACTATTTCAAAACAGGAATCTTTTGCTTTAATTGTTGGGAACGAGGGTAATGGAGTTGACCGCAAGCTGTTGATGAGAACAAATGAAAATTTATATATTCCTATTTATGGAAAGGCTGAATCGCTGAATGTCTCTATTGCAGCTGCAGTATTGTTATATCACTTGAGAGCTTAA
- a CDS encoding M42 family metallopeptidase translates to MSKPLDETLVMLKDLTDAKGIPGNEREVREVVKKYISPYADEITQDNLGSLIAKKVGKADGPKIMVAGHLDEVGFMVTQITEKGFIKFQTVGGWWSQVMLAQRVTVMTRKGDITGIIGSKPPHILSPEARKKPAEIKDMFIDIGASSKAEAMEWGVLPGDSIVPYFEFTIMNNEKMLLAKAWDNRIGCAIAIDVLKNLKGVEHPNTVFGVATVQEEVGLRGAKTATAHIQPDIGFAVDVGIAGDTPGISEKESMSKMGEGPQIVLYDASIVAHKGLRDFVVQTAEENNIPFQYESMPGGGTDAGAIHLTANGVPALSITVATRYIHSNAAMLHRDDYENAVKLIVEVIKKLDQDTVNKIIFD, encoded by the coding sequence ATGTCAAAACCTTTAGATGAAACATTAGTAATGTTAAAAGATTTAACGGATGCAAAAGGTATTCCTGGTAATGAACGTGAAGTGCGTGAAGTGGTAAAAAAGTATATATCTCCATATGCTGACGAAATTACGCAAGATAACCTTGGCAGCTTAATTGCCAAAAAGGTGGGTAAAGCTGATGGTCCTAAAATCATGGTTGCGGGCCACTTGGATGAAGTAGGTTTTATGGTAACACAAATTACTGAAAAGGGCTTTATTAAATTTCAAACAGTTGGTGGCTGGTGGTCACAGGTAATGCTAGCACAGCGCGTTACTGTTATGACAAGAAAAGGAGATATAACTGGCATAATTGGCTCGAAACCACCGCATATATTATCTCCTGAAGCTCGTAAAAAGCCTGCGGAAATCAAGGATATGTTTATTGATATAGGTGCATCTAGTAAGGCAGAAGCGATGGAATGGGGAGTACTTCCAGGAGATTCGATCGTACCTTATTTTGAATTCACAATTATGAACAATGAGAAAATGTTGTTAGCGAAAGCGTGGGACAACCGAATTGGTTGTGCAATCGCAATTGATGTATTAAAAAATCTTAAAGGTGTCGAACATCCTAATACTGTATTTGGTGTGGCGACTGTTCAAGAGGAAGTTGGCTTGCGCGGTGCTAAAACAGCAACAGCGCACATTCAACCAGATATTGGATTCGCGGTTGATGTTGGGATTGCGGGCGACACACCAGGCATCAGTGAGAAGGAATCGATGAGTAAAATGGGAGAAGGACCACAAATTGTTCTATATGATGCATCGATTGTAGCTCATAAAGGACTACGTGATTTTGTTGTTCAAACAGCTGAGGAAAATAATATTCCTTTTCAATATGAATCAATGCCAGGCGGTGGCACAGATGCAGGGGCTATCCATTTAACGGCAAATGGAGTACCCGCTTTATCCATAACAGTCGCTACGAGATATATCCATTCAAATGCCGCAATGCTGCATCGTGATGATTATGAAAATGCTGTTAAGTTAATTGTGGAAGTCATTAAAAAGTTAGACCAAGATACAGTGAATAAAATCATTTTCGATTAG